One part of the Eucalyptus grandis isolate ANBG69807.140 chromosome 10, ASM1654582v1, whole genome shotgun sequence genome encodes these proteins:
- the LOC104423199 gene encoding uncharacterized protein LOC104423199 gives MDWFSWLSKTGLDPSLVYDYGLAFVNNELEEEDIRYFDHEFLQSMGISIAKHRLEILKLARKEKGSSSRFSPRPISRFLVAIKRTKRYLTKYVRTWVHQEKSALVVVPRPPYSSNWRGAMLKRNRKLTPATSNSKSPRLLLTNGSASIDYPVVYALSKEDKADVDDGYWSNGVEEIRWDTMFQDLKPT, from the coding sequence ATGGACTGGTTCTCTTGGCTATCCAAAACAGGCCTTGATCCTTCACTTGTCTATGACTATGGCCTTGCTTTTGTCAACAATGAgctggaagaagaagacattcgCTACTTCGACCATGAGTTCCTACAAAGCATGGGGATCTCCATAGCCAAGCACAGACTAGAAATCCTCAAGCTtgcaaggaaagagaaagggtcATCATCAAGATTCTCACCTCGGCCCATCTCGAGGTTCCTTGTAGCGATCAAGAGGACCAAGAGGTATCTAACCAAGTACGTCCGGACCTGGGTTCATCAGGAGAAATCAGCACTTGTTGTGGTTCCAAGGCCTCCTTACAGCAGTAATTGGAGAGGTGCAATGTTGAAGAGAAATAGGAAGCTGACCCCGGCCACGTCTAATAGTAAGTCACCAAGGCTGCTTCTCACAAATGGAAGTGCCTCAATTGATTATCCAGTGGTCTATGCATTGAGCAAAGAGGACAAAGCGGACGTGGATGATGGGTATTGGTCAAATGGTGTTGAGGAGATCAGGTGGGATACAATGTTCCAAGATCTGAAACCAACATGA